AGGGCAGAAAGAGGATCGAGTGGGCAGAGATGGACATGCCGGTACTCAGGCGCATACAGAAGAACTTTGCCGCCAAGAAGACGTTGAAGGGCGTAAAGATAGCCGCGTGCCTTCACGTAACGACCGAGACGGCCAATCTGATGATAGCGCTAAAGGCCGGAGGCGCAGATGTTTCTCTTTGCGCATCCAACCCGCTTAGCACGCAAGACGACGTTGCCGCATCCCTTGTAAAGCATTTTGGCATATCCACCTACGCCATAAAGGGCGAGGACAACAAGACATATTACAAGCACTTGAACATAGTGCTAGATAAGCAGCCCAACATCACGATGGACGACGGCGCTGACCTTGTCTCCCTTCTTCATACGACAAGGAAAAAGGAAGCAGCCAATATCGTCGGCTCTACCGAGGAAACGACTACCGGAGTCATCAGGCTCAAGGCCCTTGCAAAGCAGGGGTTACTCAAGTTCCCGGTAATCGCCGTTAACGACGCCGCCACCAAGCACTTCTTCGACAACCGCTACGGCACCGGACAATCCACCATAGACGGCATCATAAGGGCTACTAACAGGCTTCTTGCAGGCTCTGTGTTCGTCGTGTGCGGCTACGGCTGGTGCGGCAAGGGTGTGGCGATGAGGGCCAGAGGCATGGGCGCAAACGTCATCGTAACCGAGATAGACCCGATAAAGGCGCTCGAGGCCGTAATGGACGGCTTCCGCGTAATGCCCATAGCCGACGCGTCCAGGGAAGGGGATTTCTTCTGCACGGTCACCGGCAATATCAACGTAATACGCAAAGAGCACTTTGCCAAGATGAAGGACGGCGCAATCGTTTCGAACTCCGGTCACTTTAACGTGGAGCTAGGCCTTGACGGCCTTAGAAAGCTTACGAAAAAGAGGAGAGAGATACGCGAATTTACCGAGGAGCATGTGATAAAGGAAGGGCAGCGCATATACGTCCTTGCAGAAGGCCGCCTTGTTAATCTTGCGAGCGCCGAAGGCCACCCGGCAAGTGTCATGGACATGAGCTTTGCCAACCAGGCCATGAGCGCTGCGTATCTTGTCCAGAGGGGCGCGAAGCTCGAGCGTGAAGTCTACACCGTTCCCGAGGAGATAGACAAGGAAATCGCCAGGATGAAGCTCATAACGCTTGGCGTAAAGATAGACGTTCTCACGGCCGAGCAGAAAAAGTACCTCGCGTCATGGGAGATGGGCACATAGCAATTGGCGGCGTTTTTTGCAGCCGTTGCCAATGCCGGCTGTTTTTGATATAATAAAAGAATAGGCCGGATAATCGAATATAACGGGCCTTTTGCACGGTACGCGCGGCTTCCGCGCGTTGGCACAAAGGCCCGTATGCGTATAGACACCATGAAAAAAAAGCTCGCTTTCATATTGATAGTTCTGGCGGTTGGCGCGGTTTCGGGGTGCGCCCCGAAGAAAGACGCGTATCTGCCGGCGCCCGTGTATTTCGAAAAGGGTATGAGCAGTTATTTTGCCGGTATGTACGGGGAGTCGGAGACCAACTTCAAGGCCATACTCGAGAGCGACCCGCTTAGCCCAGAGGCAGTCGAGGCCATGCTCATACTTGCGGACGTGTATTATACCAAGGAGGAGTACGAGAGCGCGGCCCTTTATTACACGAACTTCTACTCCATGCACCCCGGGCACCCGAGGGCCGAGTACGCGCTATTTCAGAAGGGCATGAGCAATTTTCTAGAGATGGGGCCCGTTGACCGCGACCTGGCGTCAGCGAAAAAGGCCCTCATAGCCTTCGAGGACCTTACCAGGGATTATCCTGGCGGCGTGTACGCGCCAAAGGCCGCTGACATGGTGGTATTTATAAAGAAACGTCTTGCCGAAAACGAGCTCATCGTAGGCAGGTTTTATCTAAAGGCAAAAAACTATAAGGGCGCTCTCTTGAGGTTCGGGTATCTTCTTGACCAGTACCCGGATTCGGGTTTTTCGGATTCGGCCCTTTTCTTCATAGGCGAGACCTATGGCAAACTCGGGGAAACAAGGCTTGCCGACGAGGCGTATTTATCTCTCGTTAATTCATACCCTGAGAGCCGCTATGTTTCAAAGGCAAGAAACAGGATATCGGCGCAGCAGGGAAGTTAGCCTTGACCGCGTGGCATTTGTGCTTGCCGTAACCGAGTTTATTGTGGTATTTTAAGGTTTCCTGCCGGCGCGTGCTTGCTACGTCGGTAAAATTCCAACTTAGGGGGCTTTGAGATGGCAGATTGGCAGGAACACTACGAGCTTGGCAAGAAAACATTCAGGGAAAATAACTAC
The nucleotide sequence above comes from Deltaproteobacteria bacterium. Encoded proteins:
- the ahcY gene encoding adenosylhomocysteinase, producing MKKFDVKDMKLADKGRKRIEWAEMDMPVLRRIQKNFAAKKTLKGVKIAACLHVTTETANLMIALKAGGADVSLCASNPLSTQDDVAASLVKHFGISTYAIKGEDNKTYYKHLNIVLDKQPNITMDDGADLVSLLHTTRKKEAANIVGSTEETTTGVIRLKALAKQGLLKFPVIAVNDAATKHFFDNRYGTGQSTIDGIIRATNRLLAGSVFVVCGYGWCGKGVAMRARGMGANVIVTEIDPIKALEAVMDGFRVMPIADASREGDFFCTVTGNINVIRKEHFAKMKDGAIVSNSGHFNVELGLDGLRKLTKKRREIREFTEEHVIKEGQRIYVLAEGRLVNLASAEGHPASVMDMSFANQAMSAAYLVQRGAKLEREVYTVPEEIDKEIARMKLITLGVKIDVLTAEQKKYLASWEMGT
- a CDS encoding outer membrane protein assembly factor BamD encodes the protein MRIDTMKKKLAFILIVLAVGAVSGCAPKKDAYLPAPVYFEKGMSSYFAGMYGESETNFKAILESDPLSPEAVEAMLILADVYYTKEEYESAALYYTNFYSMHPGHPRAEYALFQKGMSNFLEMGPVDRDLASAKKALIAFEDLTRDYPGGVYAPKAADMVVFIKKRLAENELIVGRFYLKAKNYKGALLRFGYLLDQYPDSGFSDSALFFIGETYGKLGETRLADEAYLSLVNSYPESRYVSKARNRISAQQGS